CTCAAAGGCCGCAAAGCCATTGAAGAGGCCAGCCTTGTGCTCTATGCAGGGTCGCTGGTTCCGCCGGACGTGGTGGCCTGCGCGGCCCCCGGCGTCCCCGTGGTGGACTCCGCCCCCCTGACCCTTGAGCAGTGTCATGACCTTGTGCGGCGCACGGCTCTGGCGGGCGGCCCGGTGGCGCGCGTACACACTGGCGATCCCTCCCTCTACGGCGCGCTGCGTGAGCAGGCCCGCCTGCTGGATCAGGACGGCATCCCCTGGCGCGTGATACCGGGCGTTACCGCAGCCTGTGCGGCCGCCGCCGCCGCAGGCGTGACCTTTACCGTGCCGGAAGTGACCCAGAGCCTCATCATCACCCGCATGGAAGGCCGCACCCCTGTGCCGGAACGCGAGGCCCTGCACCTGCTGGCGGCCCACGGCACGTCCATGGCCATTTATCTTTCAGCCGGAGCCTGCGAAGATCTGCAGGCAGAACTGCTGGCCCACACCCCGCCAGACACGCCCGTTTTATGCGCCTACCGCGTGGGCTGGCCCGAACAGCGCCTCATATGGGCCACCGCCGGAACCCTGGCCCACTGCGTACACGAGCACGGCCTTGTGCGGCAGACCGTTTTTCTGGTGCTGCCGGGTCAAAACGCCGCTGACACGGCCTCGCTCCTGTATGCGGCCAATTTCAGCCACGGCTACAGGCAGTCCGGTCAAGACTAGGATTTCGGACTTTAAAATACTTTGTGGGGGAGGGACCCTTCTTAGGCCAGATTCACTTTGAAATGCTTCACATTTCAAAGTTGTCATCCTGCCGAAAAGTATGATTTTCGGCAGGATCCACGCCACGTTGTGGCGCGCTGCACTCTCGTGCAGCGTTAGAGCATTTAACTTTGACGAAATTAAATGCTCTAAAAAAGGGTCGCCTCCCCCACACCCCCTCCCCCTAAAACTCTCATCATATTCCAGCGTGACACGAAGTTTTTCATAATCCCAAAAGGGAGGCAGAGACAGCGTCTCCCCCAGATCTACCCACAGCGAAGCCCCGTTCACACAGCCGCCCATACAGTTGCAGATAAACCCGCCCCGTAACACCGCCGCCTCACTGCACCCCGACATATCGCTCCCCAACGCCACACGCACCTCGCGTCATACGCTGCGCTTTTCAAAAAAGTCCGCCTGGATAGGGCACATTACGGAACAGATGGCGCCGATGCCGTAGTCATACATCCATCTGACCTGAATCGCAGGCAATTTATTTATAACTTATCCTGATAATCATGCAGAGCGTGATACAGTTGCCGATTTTTCTCTTTTGGCGTTTTCTTTCATCAAACATGGTGACGTGTTTTGACTGTATCAATTCCGAACACTACACCATTGATTTGATATTTTTTTCACAATTAAAGCACATTGTATCACTCTTTCCGTTTCACAACCCTATAACATACAGAAAATGGAGTTGTTATACCAAGATAAAAGGGACTTATTATGCGGAATAACTCTCAACCAAAGGATGCGTCATGAAAAAGCCACACTTGCAGGACAAATATTCCCTCTTCATTGACGGCCAATGGAAAGACGCCTCTGACGGCGCGACCTATGACACCTTCTGCCCCGCCAATGGAGAGCGTCTTGCCACCTGCGCCGAGGCCACCAAGGAAGATGTGGACACCGCCGTCAAAGCCGCTACCCGGGCCTGGCAAAGCTGGAAAAACACCGATCCCATTGTGCGCGCCAATCTGCTTTTGAAAATTGCAGATATTATTGACGCCAACAAAGAACACCTCGCCATGGTGGAAACGCTGGACAACGGCAAGCCCATCCGCGAAACCCTGAATGTTGACATCCCCTTCGCCGCCGACCACTTCCGCTACTTTGCCAGCGTGGTGCGTACTGACGAAGGCTCCGCCACCATGCTTGACGGAAACACGCTCTCCCTGGTTCTGCGTGAGCCCATCGGCGTTGTGGGGCAGATCGTGCCCTGGAACTTCCCCTTCCTCATGGCAGCATGGAAGCTGGCTCCGGTGCTGGCCGCCGGTTGCTGCACCGTGTTCAAGCCCTCCAACCACACCTCCCTTTCCGTGCTGGAACTGGCGCGTCTCATAGCCGATGTGCTGCCCAATGGCGTCTTCAACGTCGTAACCGGGCGTGGTTCACGCTCCGGCCAATACATTCTGGAACACCCCGGTTTCAGCAAGCTGGCCTTCACCGGCTCTACTGAAGTAGGCCGCAGTGTGGGCCTGGCCGCCGCCAAGCGTCTTATCCCTTCCACCCTCGAACTGGGCGGCAAGTCGGCCAATATCTTCTTCCCCGACTGCCAGTGGGATCTGGCCATGGACGGCCTGCAACTGGGCATCCTGTTCAATCAGGGGCAGGTATGCTGCGCCGGTTCGCGCGTTTTTGTGCATGAAGACATTTACGACAAGTTCGTGGCTGAAGCTGTTGAACGCTTCAACCGCGTCAAGGTCGGCCTGCCCTGGGACGCCAAGACCCAGATGGGCGCGCAGATATATGAATCACACCTCAAGGCCATACTGCTCTGCATCGAACAGGCCAAGGGTGAAGGAGCCACAGTGCTTTGCGGCGGCGAGCGCGTCACCGAGGGCGAACTGGGCAAGGGCTGCTTTATGCGG
This window of the Desulfovibrio sp. genome carries:
- the cobM gene encoding precorrin-4 C(11)-methyltransferase, whose translation is MNSGSTKTPPVDNLNASTPSGANGPSHARGAAPGLVSFVGAGPGDPELLTLKGRKAIEEASLVLYAGSLVPPDVVACAAPGVPVVDSAPLTLEQCHDLVRRTALAGGPVARVHTGDPSLYGALREQARLLDQDGIPWRVIPGVTAACAAAAAAGVTFTVPEVTQSLIITRMEGRTPVPEREALHLLAAHGTSMAIYLSAGACEDLQAELLAHTPPDTPVLCAYRVGWPEQRLIWATAGTLAHCVHEHGLVRQTVFLVLPGQNAADTASLLYAANFSHGYRQSGQD
- a CDS encoding aldehyde dehydrogenase family protein — encoded protein: MKKPHLQDKYSLFIDGQWKDASDGATYDTFCPANGERLATCAEATKEDVDTAVKAATRAWQSWKNTDPIVRANLLLKIADIIDANKEHLAMVETLDNGKPIRETLNVDIPFAADHFRYFASVVRTDEGSATMLDGNTLSLVLREPIGVVGQIVPWNFPFLMAAWKLAPVLAAGCCTVFKPSNHTSLSVLELARLIADVLPNGVFNVVTGRGSRSGQYILEHPGFSKLAFTGSTEVGRSVGLAAAKRLIPSTLELGGKSANIFFPDCQWDLAMDGLQLGILFNQGQVCCAGSRVFVHEDIYDKFVAEAVERFNRVKVGLPWDAKTQMGAQIYESHLKAILLCIEQAKGEGATVLCGGERVTEGELGKGCFMRPTLLGNVTNKMRVAQDEIFGPVAVIIKFKTEEEVIKMANDSVFGLGGAVWTRDVNRAIRVSRAVETGRMWVNCYNSIPAGAPFGGYKESGIGRETHKIMLEHYTQQKNIMVNLGEKPTGFYP